A region from the Strix uralensis isolate ZFMK-TIS-50842 chromosome 24, bStrUra1, whole genome shotgun sequence genome encodes:
- the DENND2D gene encoding DENN domain-containing protein 2D, with protein MASIGNFFRRSLRRSSRRGGKEEASAAENNPSRVPQGKPGERSSILYSAGQFFFEYLVVVSLKKMSDGRYEPKITYQFPKRENLLKGQKEEEERLLQAIPLFCFPDGNNWAPVTEFTSETFSFVLTNVDGSRKIGYCRRLLPSGRGVRLPEVFCIISCLGCFGLFSKILDEVEKRRQISMAVIYPFMQGLRESPFPAPGKTVTIKSFIPESGTEIIELTRPVDAHLEHVEFQALLQRLSPHLILHIFASAVLERRLIFLAEELSVLSQCIHAVAALLYPFTWAHTYIPVVPECLLDTVCCPTPFMVGIQMRHLERVLDQPMEEALIVDLCEGKILRAVGDEEEILPIKLQNEMLTSLNRHNNNNNVHTSEQVNTLVSETFVQFFVRMVGHYASHIKWSKNGSGTFQERAFCKAIASKTNRKFVKKFVKTNMFSLFIEEAEKSRIPQEAYFQQKITEYHEQKKHRRDS; from the exons ATGGCTTCCATCGGCAACTTCTTCCGACGGAGCCTGCGGCGCTCCAGCCGCAGAG gaggaaaagaggaggcctctgctgcagaaaacaaCCCCTCGCGGGTGCCGCAGGGGAAGCCTGGAGAGCGGAGCTCCATCCTCTATTCTGCTGGACAGTTTTTCTTTGAGTACCTGGTGGTGGTGTCGCTGAAGAAGATGTCGGATGGACGTTACGAACCCAAGATAACCTACCAGTTCCCAAAG CGCGAGAACTTGctgaagggccagaaggaggaggaggaacgtCTCCTGCAAGCCATCCCCCTCTTCTGCTTCCCTGATGGCAACAACTGGGCCCCGGTCACTGAGTTTACCAG CGAAACCTTCTCTTTTGTCCTGACCAACGTGGATGGCAGCAGGAAGATCGGCTACTGCAGGCGGCTGCTG CCATCCGGCCGTGGTGTCCGCCTCCCTGAGGTCTTCTGCATCATcagctgcctgggctgcttcgggCTCTTCTCCAAG atCCTGGACGAGGTGGAGAAGAGACGCCAGATCTCCATGGCGGTGATTTACCCGTTCATGCAGGGCCTTCGGGAATCACCCTTCCCAGCGCCAGGGAAAACCGTCACCATTAAAAGCTTCATCCCTGAGTCAGGCACAGAG ATCATCGAGCTCACACGGCCCGTGGATGCCCACCTGGAACACGTGGAGTTTCAGGCTCTGCTCCAGCGGCTCAGCCCCCACCTCATCCTGCACATCTTTGCCTCTGCTGTGTTGGAGCGACGGCTCATTTTCCTGGCAGAGGAGCTGAG CGTCCTGTCGCAGTGCATCCACGCAGTGGCTGCTCTCCTCTACCCCTTCACCTGGGCTCACACCTACATCCCCGTGGTCCCTGAGTGTCTGCTCGACACCGTCTGCTGCCCCACGCCCTTCATGGTCGGCATCCAGATGCGGCACTTGGAGCGGGTCCTGGACCAGCCAATGGAGGAG GCTCTGATAGTTGACCTCTGCGAAGGAAAGATCCTCCGGGCG GTCGGTGATGAGGAGGAGATCTTGCCCATCAAGCTGCAGAACGAGATGCTGACGTCTCTGAACAggcacaacaacaacaacaatgtACACA CATCCGAGCAGGTGAACACGCTCGTCTCTGAAACCTTCGTGCAATTCTTCGTCCGAATGGTTGGCCACTACGCCTCGCACATCAAATGGAGTAAAAACGGCTCAGGCACCTTCCAGGAGCGAGCCTTCTGCAAAGCCATCGCCTCCAAGACCAACCGCAAATTTGTGAAAAAGTTTGTGAAGACGAACATGTTTTCCCTATTTATTGAGGAAGCAGAAAAGAGCAGGATCCCACAGGAAG CGTATTTCCAGCAGAAAATAACAGAGTACCACGAACAGAAGAAGCACCGAAGGGACTCCTGA